A stretch of Lathyrus oleraceus cultivar Zhongwan6 chromosome 6, CAAS_Psat_ZW6_1.0, whole genome shotgun sequence DNA encodes these proteins:
- the LOC127098595 gene encoding isoliquiritigenin 2'-O-methyltransferase, which produces MGDSNLTNQFSVASGIETEDSDCLSAMVLTTNLVYPAVLNAAIDLNLFEIISNATPPGAFISPSQIASQLPSSNQHSDLSNRLDRILRLLTSYSLLTSSTRTAEDGSIERVYGLTSVGKYLVPDESRGYLASFTTFLCYPALLQVWMNFKEAVVDEDIDLFKKIHGVTKYEYMGEDKKMNKVFNKSMVDVCATEMKRMLEIYSGLEGISTLVDVGGGSGQNLKMIISKYPSIKGINFDLPQVIENAAPIPGIEHVGGDMFESVPEGDAIILKAVCHNWSDEKCIQFLSKCQKALSANGKVIVVEFILPEEPTSTQESKLVSTIDNLMFITVGGRERTEKQYHNLGKLSGFSKVQVACRAFSCLGVIEFYK; this is translated from the exons ATGGGAGATTCCAACCTTACAAACCAATTTAGTGTTGCCTCTGGCATAGAAACAGAAGACAGTGATTGTCTTTCCGCAATGGTACTTACGACAAATCTTGTTTATCCAGCTGTGTTGAATGCTGCTATTGATCTCAATCTATTTGAGATTATTTCTAACGCAACACCCCCCGGTGCTTTCATCTCCCCATCACAGATTGCTTCTCAATTGCCATCCTCAAACCAACATTCCGACTTGTCTAACAGGCTCGACCGAATTTTGCGTTTGCTCACTAGTTACTCCCTTCTCACTTCTTCTACTCGAACCGCCGAGGATGGCAGTATCGAGAGAGTTTACGGACTCACGTCGGTCGGTAAATACCTTGTCCCCGACGAAAGTAGAGGCTACCTGGCTTCATTCACTACATTTCTATGTTATCCTGCATTGTTACAAGTTTG GATGAATTTTAAGGAAGCAGTGGTTGATGAGGACATTGATTTGTTCAAGAAAATTCATGGAGTGACAAAGTATGAATATATGGGAGAAGATAAGAAAATGAACAAAGTGTTTAACAAGTCAATGGTTGATGTATGTGCAACAGAGATGAAAAGAATGCTTGAAATATACAGTGGATTGGAGGGAATATCAACACTGGTTGATGTTGGAGGTGGAAGTGGACAAAATCTGAAAATGATAATATCCAAATATCCATCCATAAAGGGAATCAACTTTGATCTTCCACAGGTTATTGAAAATGCAGCACCAATTCCAGGTATCGAACATGTTGGAGGAGACATGTTTGAAAGTGTTCCAGAGGGTGATGCCATCATACTAAAGGCAGTGTGTCATAATTGGTCAGATGAAAAATGCATACAATTTTTAAGCAAATGTCAGAAAGCATTGTCAGCAAATGGAAAAGTGATTGTTGTGGAATTCATATTGCCAGAAGAACCAACCTCAACTCAAGAATCAAAACTTGTTTCAACTATTGACAATCTCATGTTTATCACTGTTGGTGGAAGGGAGAGAACTGAGAAACAGTATCACAATTTGGGAAAACTCTCTGGATTTTCCAAAGTCCAAGTTGCATGCCGCGCTTTCTCTTGCTTAGGAGTCATTGAGTTTTATAAATGA